In Bacteroidia bacterium, the following proteins share a genomic window:
- a CDS encoding DUF3303 family protein — protein sequence MKFMLSWRLHTEKRHDALKGFSKMTAADDKADFGKNIRLIGRWHDLAGGTGVAIIESDDPVAMANYALNWNTVLDATVTPVLDDEETRKLGKSRK from the coding sequence ATGAAATTTATGTTGAGCTGGCGTCTTCATACAGAAAAAAGGCACGACGCACTTAAAGGTTTTTCCAAAATGACAGCTGCAGACGATAAAGCAGATTTCGGGAAAAATATCCGGTTAATAGGTCGCTGGCACGATTTAGCAGGTGGCACCGGTGTTGCTATTATTGAGTCTGACGACCCAGTGGCAATGGCTAATTACGCACTGAACTGGAATACAGTTCTCGATGCGACAGTTACTCCGGTTCTTGATGATGAAGAAACAAGAAAGCTGGGCAAATCGAGGAAATAA